Proteins encoded in a region of the Mycolicibacterium chitae genome:
- a CDS encoding CHAT domain-containing protein, translating into MEHLAVTETLVLRFADMGIVTYAGLRVVGQPERSVSWVIEEPVLETVDEALDLALPDPRPGESTAEAIERSLTAGPFAGPKPELKLARELGARLIGPDGWELLSDCVAAPRAVLFITPSPRLARVPWGQLAMPGLHKFRLMEMVDVLMAVPPNIVHAPRAATSWSERADGPAVAVLDPRIPGQRPDSALGSVLGRPSPQTALARHFAEPLAAGQVLPAAAAPEELFRRTDLDRHWLRRACADEPARLLYVGHASAAEGDVGHADRAALHLAEDRALTAADIMAADLPVPPRVALLACGSGGDYRFDEATGLVAAMVLGGAQLVTATLWPLPTTAGYRRFASGPTDPTFDPMADAVVGVDLAHREDEAGRAVNRWQRAQMRRWRDGDRAASPVYWAALATFAVDGAR; encoded by the coding sequence ATGGAGCACCTGGCCGTGACCGAGACCCTGGTGCTGCGCTTCGCCGACATGGGCATCGTCACCTACGCCGGCCTGCGGGTGGTGGGGCAGCCGGAGCGCTCGGTCAGCTGGGTCATCGAGGAGCCGGTGCTCGAGACGGTCGACGAAGCGCTGGATCTCGCGCTGCCGGATCCCCGGCCCGGCGAATCTACCGCGGAGGCCATCGAAAGGTCGCTGACCGCAGGGCCTTTCGCCGGGCCCAAGCCCGAGTTGAAGCTGGCGCGTGAGCTCGGGGCCCGGTTGATCGGGCCGGATGGCTGGGAGCTGCTGTCCGATTGCGTGGCCGCACCGCGCGCGGTGCTGTTCATCACGCCCAGCCCGCGGCTGGCGCGGGTGCCGTGGGGGCAGCTGGCCATGCCGGGCCTGCACAAGTTCCGGCTGATGGAGATGGTCGACGTGCTGATGGCGGTGCCGCCGAACATCGTGCACGCGCCGCGGGCCGCGACCAGTTGGTCCGAGCGCGCGGACGGCCCCGCGGTGGCCGTGCTCGATCCGCGGATCCCGGGTCAGCGCCCGGACTCGGCGCTGGGTTCGGTGCTGGGCCGCCCTTCGCCGCAGACCGCGCTGGCCCGACATTTCGCGGAGCCGCTGGCCGCCGGGCAGGTGTTACCCGCGGCGGCGGCACCCGAGGAACTGTTCCGGCGCACCGACCTCGACCGGCACTGGCTGCGGCGGGCCTGCGCGGATGAGCCCGCCCGGCTGCTCTACGTCGGGCATGCCAGCGCCGCCGAAGGCGATGTGGGACACGCCGACCGGGCCGCCCTGCACCTGGCGGAGGACCGCGCGCTGACCGCGGCCGACATCATGGCCGCCGATCTGCCGGTCCCGCCGCGGGTCGCGCTGCTGGCCTGTGGCTCCGGGGGCGACTATCGCTTCGACGAGGCCACCGGCCTGGTGGCCGCGATGGTGCTCGGCGGTGCGCAACTGGTCACGGCGACCCTGTGGCCGCTGCCGACCACCGCCGGATATCGACGATTCGCCTCCGGCCCAACGGATCCCACATTCGACCCGATGGCTGACGCCGTCGTCGGGGTGGACCTGGCCCACCGCGAGGACGAGGCGGGCCGAGCGGTCAACCGTTGGCAGCGGGCCCAGATGCGCCGCTGGCGCGACGGCGACCGCGCGGCGAGCCCCGTGTACTGGGCGGCGTTGGCCACCTTCGCCGTCGACGGCGCCCGCTGA
- a CDS encoding universal stress protein: MSGYKTVVVGTDGSDSSLRAVDRAGALAAGPDAKVIIATAYFPSQDDTRASDVLKDEGYKTAGNAPIYAILREAKDRAKAAGATNIEEKAIVGAPVDALVELSEEVNADLLVIGNVGLSTIAGRLLGSVPANVARRSKIDVLIVHTTS, from the coding sequence ATGAGCGGCTACAAGACCGTGGTGGTCGGCACGGACGGCTCCGATTCGTCGCTGCGTGCTGTCGACCGGGCGGGCGCCCTCGCCGCGGGTCCGGACGCGAAGGTGATCATCGCGACCGCGTACTTCCCTTCGCAGGACGACACCCGGGCCTCGGACGTGCTCAAGGACGAGGGCTACAAGACCGCCGGCAACGCCCCGATCTACGCCATCCTGCGGGAGGCCAAGGACCGGGCCAAGGCGGCCGGCGCCACCAACATCGAGGAGAAGGCCATCGTCGGCGCGCCCGTCGACGCGCTGGTCGAACTCTCCGAAGAGGTCAACGCCGACCTGTTGGTCATCGGCAACGTCGGCCTGAGCACGATCGCCGGCCGGTTGTTGGGCTCGGTGCCCGCCAACGTCGCCCGGCGGTCCAAGATCGACGTGCTGATCGTCCACACGACCAGCTAA
- a CDS encoding phage holin family protein, producing MGSFLARTALTGAALWIVTLLVPGVYFVGGSNTWQKIGIVLVVAAIFGLINAFLKPIVQLLAIPLYILTLGLIHIVINALMLWITSWITRNTTHWGLDIDQFWWTAIWAAIVLSVVSWGLSLLVRDTPVGSRRG from the coding sequence ATGGGATCTTTCCTGGCGCGCACCGCGCTGACGGGGGCCGCACTCTGGATCGTCACGTTGCTGGTGCCCGGCGTGTATTTCGTCGGCGGCAGCAATACCTGGCAGAAAATCGGCATTGTTTTGGTGGTGGCCGCCATCTTCGGGCTCATCAACGCTTTCCTCAAGCCGATCGTTCAACTGCTGGCCATTCCGCTCTACATCTTGACCCTGGGACTCATTCACATCGTCATCAACGCGTTGATGTTGTGGATCACGTCGTGGATCACCCGCAACACCACCCATTGGGGACTCGACATCGACCAGTTCTGGTGGACCGCGATCTGGGCGGCCATCGTGCTCTCGGTGGTGAGTTGGGGTCTGTCCCTGCTGGTTCGGGACACCCCGGTGGGTTCGCGCCGAGGCTGA
- a CDS encoding winged helix DNA-binding domain-containing protein, protein MRTFTVAERRARLGRRHHLAYPAALSEVTDAVLGLHATDPATPYLSLWSRVADFTVTDLDEALYARREVVKQLAMRRTLWLVTADRWPVVQAVAGTRVAEAESRRLIADVQKAGVAADGAEWLAAARTAVLAYLDAHGPTGAADLRAALPELAGNWDPAPGKRWGGPTPLSPRVLTVLGARGEIVRGPNRGGWTVSRPLWAPTAAWLSGSATAAPEAADPDAAGTELVRTWLRAFGPATVEDVKWWFGNTLTWARRTLADVGAVQVDLHGTPGVALPDDLEPEPDAEPWCALLPGLDVTTMGWVDRDWYLDGLRDQVFDRNGNAGPTVWADGRVVGGWRHDDGGRVDLQIVSDLSRDARKTLQRKADELTEWLDGTRVKPRFPSPLSKGGPG, encoded by the coding sequence GTGCGGACATTTACCGTCGCCGAGCGGCGCGCCCGGCTCGGGCGCCGGCATCATTTGGCCTACCCCGCCGCGCTGTCCGAGGTGACCGATGCGGTGCTGGGCCTGCACGCGACCGACCCCGCCACCCCGTATCTGTCGCTGTGGTCGCGGGTCGCGGACTTCACGGTCACCGACCTCGACGAGGCCCTGTATGCGCGACGCGAGGTGGTCAAGCAGCTGGCGATGCGCCGCACGCTGTGGCTGGTGACCGCCGACCGGTGGCCCGTCGTGCAGGCGGTGGCCGGCACCCGCGTGGCCGAGGCCGAGAGCCGACGGCTGATCGCCGACGTGCAGAAGGCCGGGGTGGCCGCCGACGGCGCGGAATGGCTCGCCGCCGCGCGCACCGCGGTGCTGGCCTACCTCGATGCCCACGGCCCCACCGGCGCCGCCGATTTGCGCGCCGCGCTGCCGGAGCTGGCCGGCAATTGGGATCCCGCTCCCGGAAAGCGTTGGGGCGGGCCGACTCCGTTGTCGCCGCGGGTGCTGACGGTGCTCGGGGCGCGCGGCGAGATCGTGCGCGGCCCCAACCGGGGCGGCTGGACGGTCTCCCGCCCCCTGTGGGCGCCGACCGCGGCGTGGTTGAGCGGCTCCGCCACGGCCGCACCCGAGGCCGCCGACCCCGACGCCGCCGGCACCGAACTGGTGCGGACCTGGCTGCGTGCTTTCGGACCGGCCACCGTCGAGGACGTCAAGTGGTGGTTCGGCAACACGCTGACCTGGGCGCGGCGCACCCTCGCCGATGTCGGGGCGGTCCAGGTGGATCTGCACGGGACCCCCGGCGTGGCGCTGCCCGACGACCTGGAGCCCGAACCCGACGCCGAACCGTGGTGCGCGTTGCTGCCGGGCCTGGACGTCACGACGATGGGCTGGGTGGACCGGGACTGGTACCTCGACGGACTGCGCGATCAGGTGTTCGACCGCAACGGCAACGCCGGCCCCACGGTCTGGGCCGACGGGCGGGTGGTGGGCGGCTGGCGCCACGACGACGGCGGCCGGGTGGACCTGCAGATCGTGTCCGATCTGAGCCGCGATGCGCGAAAAACATTGCAGCGCAAGGCCGACGAACTGACGGAGTGGCTGGACGGGACGCGGGTCAAGCCCCGGTTCCCCTCGCCGCTGTCGAAGGGTGGCCCGGGTTAG
- the uvrA gene encoding excinuclease ABC subunit UvrA yields the protein MADRLIVKGAREHNLRSIDLDLPRDALIVFTGLSGSGKSSLAFDTIFAEGQRRYVESLSAYARQFLGQMDKPDVDFIEGLSPAVSIDQKSTNRNPRSTVGTITEVYDYLRLLYARAGTPHCPVCEERIARQTPQQIVDQVLAMDEGLRFQVLAPVVRTRKGEFVDLFEKLNTQGYSRVRVDGVVYPLTEPPKLKKQEKHDIEVVVDRLTVKASAKQRLTDSVETALNLADGIVVLEFVDRDDDHPHREQRFSEKLACPNGHALAVDDLEPRSFSFNSPYGACPECLGLGFRKEVDPDLVVPDPELTLAEGAIAPWSIGQSAEYFTRMMSGLGDALGFDVDTPWNKLPAKARKALLEGSDQQVHVRYKNRYGRTRSYYADFEGVMAYLQRRMEQTDSEQTKERLEGFMRDIPCPECQGTRLKPEILAVTLAAGDRGAKSIAEVCALSISDCSDFLNALTLGPREQAIAGQVLKEVQSRLGFLLDVGLEYLSLERAAGTLSGGEAQRIRLATQIGSGLVGVLYVLDEPSIGLHQRDNRRLIETLTRLRELGNTLIVVEHDEDTIAHSDWVVDIGPAAGEHGGTVVHSGPYADLLKNPDSITGAYLAGRLSIEIPEIRRPVDRARQLKVVGAREHNLKEIEVPFPLGVLTSVTGVSGSGKSTLVNDILAAVLANKLNGARNVPGRHTRVTGLDHVDKLVRVDQSPIGRTPRSNPATYTGVFDKIRTLFAATTEAKVRGYQPGRFSFNVKGGRCEACSGDGTIKIEMNFLPDVYVPCEVCHGARYNRETLEVHYKGKTISQVLDMSIEDAAEFFAPITGIHRYLKTLVDVGLGYVRLGQPAPTLSGGEAQRVKLAAELQKRSTGRTVYILDEPTTGLHFEDIRKLLKVINGLVDKGNSVIVIEHNLDVIKTSDWIIDMGPEGGAGGGTVVAQGTPEDIAATPESYTGKFLAEVLTGRAPAAIKAKPKRAPRKRKVSA from the coding sequence GTGGCTGACCGCTTGATAGTCAAGGGTGCGCGCGAGCACAACCTTCGCAGCATCGACCTTGACCTGCCCCGTGACGCGCTGATCGTGTTCACCGGGTTGTCCGGGTCGGGGAAGTCCTCGCTGGCCTTCGACACGATCTTCGCCGAGGGGCAGCGCCGCTACGTCGAATCGTTGTCGGCCTACGCGCGGCAGTTCCTCGGCCAGATGGACAAGCCGGACGTCGACTTCATCGAGGGGCTGTCCCCGGCGGTGTCGATCGACCAGAAGTCGACCAACCGCAACCCGCGCTCGACGGTGGGCACCATCACCGAGGTGTACGACTACCTGCGGCTGCTGTACGCGCGGGCCGGCACCCCGCACTGCCCGGTCTGCGAGGAGCGCATCGCGCGGCAGACCCCGCAGCAGATCGTGGATCAGGTGCTGGCCATGGACGAGGGGCTGCGGTTCCAGGTGCTGGCCCCGGTGGTGCGGACCCGCAAGGGTGAGTTCGTCGACCTCTTCGAGAAGCTCAACACCCAGGGCTACAGCCGGGTGCGCGTCGACGGCGTGGTGTATCCGCTGACCGAGCCGCCCAAGCTCAAGAAGCAGGAGAAGCACGACATCGAGGTCGTCGTCGACCGGCTGACGGTCAAGGCGAGCGCCAAGCAGCGGCTCACCGACTCGGTGGAGACGGCGCTGAACCTGGCCGACGGCATCGTCGTGCTCGAGTTCGTGGACCGCGACGACGACCATCCGCACCGCGAGCAGCGGTTCTCCGAGAAGCTGGCCTGTCCCAACGGCCACGCGCTGGCCGTCGACGACCTCGAACCGCGGTCGTTCTCGTTCAACTCGCCCTACGGCGCGTGCCCGGAGTGTCTGGGGCTGGGCTTCCGCAAGGAGGTCGACCCCGACCTGGTGGTGCCCGACCCGGAGCTGACGTTGGCCGAGGGCGCGATCGCGCCGTGGTCGATCGGGCAGAGCGCGGAGTACTTCACCCGGATGATGTCGGGCCTCGGGGATGCCCTCGGGTTCGACGTGGACACCCCGTGGAACAAGCTGCCGGCCAAGGCGCGCAAGGCGTTGCTGGAGGGTTCCGATCAGCAGGTGCACGTGCGCTACAAGAACCGGTACGGCCGCACCCGTTCGTACTACGCCGACTTCGAAGGCGTGATGGCCTACCTGCAGCGCCGCATGGAGCAGACCGACTCCGAGCAGACCAAGGAGCGCCTCGAGGGCTTCATGCGCGACATCCCCTGCCCGGAATGCCAGGGCACCCGGCTCAAGCCGGAGATCCTGGCGGTCACCCTGGCCGCGGGGGACCGGGGCGCGAAGTCCATCGCCGAGGTCTGCGCGCTGTCGATCTCGGACTGCTCGGACTTCCTCAACGCGCTGACGCTGGGCCCGCGCGAACAGGCGATCGCCGGGCAGGTCCTCAAGGAGGTCCAGTCGCGGCTGGGCTTCCTGCTCGACGTGGGGCTGGAGTACCTGTCGCTGGAGCGCGCCGCGGGCACCTTGTCCGGCGGTGAGGCCCAGCGCATCCGGCTGGCCACGCAGATCGGCTCGGGTCTGGTGGGCGTGCTCTACGTGCTCGACGAGCCCTCCATCGGCCTGCACCAACGGGACAACCGTCGGCTCATCGAAACCCTCACGCGCCTAAGGGAACTCGGCAACACGCTGATCGTCGTCGAACACGACGAGGACACCATCGCGCATTCCGACTGGGTGGTCGACATCGGCCCGGCCGCCGGCGAGCACGGCGGCACCGTCGTGCACAGCGGGCCCTACGCCGACCTGCTGAAGAATCCGGACTCCATCACCGGCGCCTACCTGGCCGGCCGGTTGAGCATCGAGATCCCCGAGATCCGTCGCCCGGTGGACCGCGCCCGGCAACTGAAGGTGGTCGGCGCGCGGGAACACAACCTCAAGGAGATCGAGGTGCCGTTCCCGCTGGGGGTGCTCACCTCGGTCACCGGCGTGTCCGGGTCGGGGAAGTCGACGCTGGTCAACGACATCCTGGCGGCGGTGCTGGCCAACAAGCTCAACGGGGCCCGCAACGTGCCCGGGCGGCACACCCGCGTCACCGGCCTCGACCACGTCGACAAGCTGGTCCGGGTCGACCAGTCGCCGATCGGGCGCACCCCGCGGTCCAACCCGGCCACCTACACCGGGGTGTTCGACAAGATCCGGACCCTGTTCGCGGCCACCACCGAGGCCAAGGTGCGCGGCTATCAGCCGGGCCGGTTCTCGTTCAACGTCAAAGGTGGCCGCTGCGAGGCGTGTTCGGGCGACGGCACCATCAAGATCGAGATGAACTTCCTGCCCGACGTCTACGTGCCCTGCGAGGTATGCCACGGCGCCCGGTACAACCGGGAGACCCTCGAGGTGCACTACAAGGGCAAGACCATCTCCCAGGTCCTGGACATGTCGATCGAGGACGCCGCGGAGTTCTTCGCACCGATCACCGGCATTCACCGCTACCTCAAGACCCTCGTCGACGTCGGCCTGGGGTACGTGCGGCTCGGTCAGCCGGCGCCGACGCTGTCCGGCGGTGAGGCGCAGCGCGTCAAGCTGGCCGCCGAACTGCAGAAGCGCTCGACCGGCCGCACGGTCTACATCCTCGACGAGCCCACCACGGGCCTGCACTTCGAGGACATCCGCAAGTTGCTCAAGGTCATCAACGGCCTTGTGGACAAGGGGAACTCGGTCATCGTGATCGAACACAACCTGGACGTGATCAAGACCTCGGACTGGATCATCGACATGGGGCCCGAGGGCGGGGCCGGCGGCGGCACCGTGGTGGCGCAGGGCACCCCCGAGGACATCGCCGCGACCCCGGAGAGCTACACCGGGAAGTTCCTCGCCGAGGTGCTGACCGGACGCGCCCCCGCCGCGATCAAGGCCAAGCCCAAGCGCGCGCCCCGCAAGCGCAAGGTCAGCGCCTAA
- a CDS encoding MBL fold metallo-hydrolase — protein sequence MTVIADTYTGHVEPGSGARRDLPGATIVKVSVGPMDNNAYLITCSATGETLLIDAANDAETLLEVIGEHAPKVSLIVTSHQHFDHWQALEAVAKATGAPTAAHELDTEPLPVVPDRTLADGDTVTVGNLEFAVIHLRGHTPGSVALALTGDAVGGVPQLFSGDCLFPGGVGKTWQPGDFERLLDDVSTRVFDVYPDSTVVYPGHGDDTTLGAERPQLGEWRERGW from the coding sequence ATGACCGTCATCGCCGATACCTACACCGGACATGTCGAGCCTGGTAGCGGGGCCCGCCGCGACCTGCCGGGCGCCACCATTGTCAAGGTTTCCGTGGGTCCGATGGACAACAACGCCTACTTGATCACCTGTTCAGCCACGGGCGAAACGCTGCTCATCGACGCCGCCAACGACGCCGAGACGCTGCTGGAGGTCATCGGCGAGCACGCGCCGAAGGTCTCCCTCATCGTCACCAGCCACCAGCACTTCGACCACTGGCAGGCGCTGGAGGCCGTGGCGAAGGCCACCGGGGCACCGACCGCGGCGCATGAACTCGACACCGAACCGCTGCCCGTGGTCCCGGACCGGACCCTGGCCGACGGCGACACCGTCACCGTCGGCAACCTCGAGTTCGCCGTGATCCACCTGCGCGGCCACACCCCGGGCTCGGTGGCCCTGGCGCTGACCGGCGACGCCGTCGGCGGGGTGCCGCAGTTGTTCAGCGGGGACTGCCTTTTCCCGGGCGGGGTCGGCAAGACCTGGCAGCCCGGGGACTTCGAGCGACTGCTCGACGACGTCAGCACCCGGGTGTTCGACGTCTATCCGGATTCGACGGTGGTCTATCCCGGTCACGGAGACGACACCACGCTCGGCGCCGAACGCCCACAGCTGGGCGAATGGCGCGAGCGCGGCTGGTAG
- a CDS encoding Bug family tripartite tricarboxylate transporter substrate binding protein yields the protein MQVPKAVRWALGVTCVAVLVVAAGIDANQSGSGADARAKLTLIAPAAAGGGWDLVARESQQALRSAGIVNNVQVVNVPGAAGTIGLSQMSRLEGDPTTMMVTGTVMLGGIARNESQIDLSDLTPIARLAEDFDVVAVPADSPFRTIDELVEAWRADPEAMPIGGGSAGGVDHMIAAQLAREAGIDPGQLRYAAYAGGGELTINLLSTAPGTPGVGISGYNDFRDMLTEGRLRALMVVAPERLEGLDVPTAVEAGYPEVDIVNWRGLVAPAGIDRAAQDELIAITTEMVDTEHWKNVVDRNRWNETVLTGDEFGKFLRQEQQRVNGILQDLGLA from the coding sequence ATGCAAGTCCCCAAGGCAGTGCGCTGGGCGCTCGGCGTGACCTGTGTCGCCGTCCTGGTGGTGGCCGCGGGCATCGACGCGAACCAGAGCGGCTCCGGCGCGGACGCCCGGGCCAAGCTCACGCTCATCGCCCCGGCGGCCGCCGGCGGCGGATGGGATCTGGTGGCGCGCGAATCCCAACAGGCGCTGCGCAGCGCCGGCATCGTCAACAACGTTCAGGTGGTCAACGTTCCGGGTGCGGCCGGCACCATCGGCCTCAGCCAGATGTCGCGGCTCGAGGGTGATCCGACCACCATGATGGTCACCGGCACCGTCATGCTCGGCGGGATCGCGCGCAACGAGTCGCAGATCGACCTGTCGGATCTGACGCCGATCGCCCGGCTCGCCGAGGATTTCGACGTCGTCGCCGTTCCCGCCGATTCCCCGTTCCGGACCATCGACGAGTTGGTCGAGGCCTGGCGGGCCGACCCCGAGGCGATGCCCATCGGCGGTGGATCGGCCGGCGGCGTCGACCACATGATCGCCGCGCAATTGGCCCGCGAGGCCGGTATCGATCCCGGCCAGTTGCGGTACGCCGCTTATGCCGGCGGCGGCGAGTTGACCATCAACCTGTTGTCCACGGCCCCGGGCACGCCGGGCGTGGGCATCAGTGGCTACAACGACTTTCGCGACATGCTCACCGAGGGCCGGCTGCGCGCGCTGATGGTCGTCGCCCCGGAGCGGCTCGAAGGACTCGACGTGCCGACGGCCGTCGAAGCCGGCTACCCGGAGGTGGACATCGTGAACTGGCGCGGCCTGGTCGCCCCGGCCGGCATCGACCGGGCCGCGCAGGACGAACTCATCGCGATCACCACCGAGATGGTCGACACCGAGCACTGGAAGAACGTGGTGGACCGCAACCGCTGGAATGAAACCGTGCTGACCGGAGACGAATTCGGCAAGTTCCTGCGCCAGGAGCAGCAGCGGGTGAACGGAATTCTGCAGGATCTGGGGCTGGCATGA
- a CDS encoding lipoprotein LpqH: MTKNRVLAAGVGMFAVAAALVGCSDDTGSEPAAANAESESTVVAGDAEVRTGGNTVVKVDGNDLPGLDLNSVTCVKQGGKINVGSAAIGGQQGLGIVMTDEATPKVESLGMVVDGSALAVSEAMGMKVGSAEVSVDGDTYTITGEASGADLNNPMAGQITKPFTVTVSCS; the protein is encoded by the coding sequence ATGACGAAGAATCGGGTTCTGGCCGCCGGAGTCGGGATGTTCGCGGTGGCGGCGGCGCTGGTGGGTTGCTCCGACGACACGGGCAGCGAGCCGGCCGCGGCGAACGCGGAATCGGAGAGCACGGTGGTCGCCGGTGACGCGGAGGTGCGCACCGGCGGCAACACCGTGGTGAAGGTGGACGGCAACGACCTGCCCGGCCTTGATCTGAACTCGGTGACCTGCGTCAAGCAGGGCGGCAAGATCAACGTCGGCAGCGCGGCCATCGGCGGTCAACAGGGGCTGGGCATCGTCATGACCGACGAGGCCACGCCCAAGGTGGAGTCGCTCGGCATGGTGGTCGACGGCAGCGCCCTGGCCGTCAGTGAGGCGATGGGGATGAAGGTCGGTTCGGCCGAGGTCAGCGTCGACGGCGACACGTACACCATCACCGGTGAAGCCAGCGGGGCCGACTTGAACAATCCGATGGCCGGACAGATCACCAAGCCGTTCACCGTCACGGTGAGCTGCAGCTGA